The Cloeon dipterum chromosome 3, ieCloDipt1.1, whole genome shotgun sequence genome includes a region encoding these proteins:
- the LOC135939702 gene encoding uncharacterized protein LOC135939702 translates to MTSATENARHQTSSGVLSQSSPDTGLFGISSKDQNSAALEIKMAKLIALEKGDSTDCTFAVGPNHMLIHASKFDMSVASEAFKAMFRSHLTKPGATIKLDHADPCIFKMMIEFIHTGSFKYGLRNSEEAVKLLLLADEYLVCPLVDLLVDAIETHFLSIQTVWFILDNAVHIKKMADICSKLLAMKTEECLEQPSFLDISKKTLEYFLSFNEMNISSELVLLEACMKIARNNKCREKEYMNAALPHLRLLALKKPEEIWEVSEYLSEDQKNLVARKFFFKDKSVAMPQGLCGIEKPREGSIPLKGSFIVIPDEVLNAHPVSTWIQIQHDYYATFTFETCFPVKITRATIVCEVSTFYGNIQSWLKASVKKSPRKEYQQAATTHATESKTNACIIKSSEIAGKHYIDFNDWAILNEGDTLEIELQVNRANGFTAAPPIMAKATLDTIHSNNNPSMESLFRNFKYERKNNFQGLNVSPLMCMIKSIDYELNN, encoded by the exons ATGACTTCAG CAACCGAGAATGCTCGGCACCAGACTTCTTCAGGAGTCCTTAGCCAATCTAGTCCAGATACTGGTCTTTTTGGAATTTCCAGTAAGGATCAAAATTCCGCAgctttagaaattaaaatggcaaAGCTGATTGCGCTAGAGAAAGGCGATTCAACCGACTGCACTTTTGCTGTGGGTCCTAATCATATG CTGATTCACGCCAGCAAATTTGACATGAGTGTTGCGAGTGAAGCGTTTAAGGCCATGTTCCGAAGTCATCTCACGAAGCCTGGTGCAACAATTAAACTTGACCATGCTGATCCATGCATCTTTAAAATGATGATAGA GTTTATTCACACTGGATCGTTTAAATACGGGCTAAGAAATAGCGAGGAAGCCGTTAAGCTTTTGCTGCTTGCTGATGAGTATCTGGTCTGCCCTCTAGTTGACCTCTTAGTCGATGCCattgaaacacattttttgagCATTCAAACCGTCTGGTTCATCCTTGATAACGCGgtccatattaaaaaaatggctgaTATTTGCAGCAAG CTCTTAGCTATGAAAACAGAGGAGTGTTTGGAGCAGCCATCATTCCTTGACATCTCGAAGAAGACATTAGAGTACTTTCTGAGTTTCAATGAAATGAATATAAGCTCCGAATTGGTTCTCTTGGAGGCTTGCATGAAAATTGCCCGGAATAACAAATGCAGAGAGAA AGAGTACATGAATGCTGCTCTGCCGCACCTGCGTCTATTAGCTCTCAAAAAGCCAGAGGAAATTTGGGAAGTATCGGAATATCTGAGTGAGGATCAGAAAAATCTTGTTGCTcgcaaattcttttttaaggACAAGAGTGTTGCTATGCCACAAGGCTTATGTGGTATTGAGAAGCCACGAGAAGGCAGTATCCCGCTCAAGGGATCTTTCATAGTGATACCTGATGAAGTCCTTAACGCGCATCCTGTTAGCACTTGGATCCAAATTCAACACGACTACTATGCTACCTTCACATTTGAGACCTGCTTTCCTGTCAAAATAACTAGGGCTACAATAGTATGCGAAGTGAGCACTTTTTATGG AAACATTCAGAGCTGGTTGAAGGCATCAGTGAAGAAGTCACCTCGCAAGGAATATCAACAGGCTGCTACTACACATGCTACCGAATCAAAGACGAATGCTTGCATCATCAAGTCTTCCGAGATAGCTGGCAAGCACTACATAGACTTCAACGATTGGGCAATATTGAACGAAGGAGACACTTTGGAAATTGAGCTTCAAGTCAATAGGGCGAATGGTTTTACAGCTGCTCCTCCAATTATGGCAAAAGCTACGTTGGACACCATTCACAGTAACAATAACCCATCAATGGAAAGCTTGTTCAGAAACtttaaatatgaaagaaaaaataattttcaaggtttGAATGTATCGCCTCTCATGTGTATGATAAAAAGCATCGATTATGAATTgaacaattaa
- the LOC135940846 gene encoding uncharacterized protein LOC135940846: MPLHGRRFVKPQSKTVRGKKSATMLPETAGSFNFNFNLFGICSNDQNCGVSNLRNKKFQALEKGDLTDCVFAVGPEGELIHASKFDMSVASEVFEAMFKSPLTLPGATIKLVESEPRIFKLMTEFIHTGSFKYGLRNCEDSVKLVLLADEYLVYPLIDFVIDIIEKHFLSVQTVWFILDNTAHIKKLLHICSKLIGVQTEECLDQLSFLTISKETLKLFLTFNELNVNTEMVILRACMKIAQENTGSEKEYMEAALLHLRLLTLNKAEEIWEASDYLNEEQKNFLARRLFFKDIGVEMPNGLCDIDIPRSRTLMPPKGSLIVLTDDAIIACPESKWVNVQNESFIFSFECCLSVKISRIVILYSPTEGRSSTLEASVKKKKAQGTATQNPEMKNYACIVKSSEIPKLHDINFNECVLLDEGDTLEIMLTSNSSYLKIPSILAKTTLDHIHSYNHPTMERLFKNFKFERKRYGSNSEPIFCLIKSIDYSLN; this comes from the exons ATGCCTTTGCACGGAAGAAGATTCGTTAAACCACAGAGTAAAACCGTCAGAGGCAAAAAATCTGCAACAATGCTCCCAGAAACTGCAG GTTCTTTCAACTTCAACTTCAACCTGTTTGGAATATGCAGCAATGATCAAAACTGTGGTGTGTCTAAtttgaggaataaaaaattccaagccCTTGAGAAAGGTGACCTCACTGACTGCGTTTTTGCAGTGGGACCTGAAGGAGAG CTAATTCACGCCAGCAAATTCGACATGAGTGTTGCGAGCGAAGTGTTTGAGGCCATGTTCAAAAGTCCACTCACGTTACCCGGTGCGACAATCAAACTAGTTGAATCAGAGCCCcgcattttcaaattgatgaCTGA gtTCATTCATACTGGTTCGTTCAAATACGGTTTGAGGAACTGCGAGGACAGCGTGAAACTGGTCCTGCTGGCTGATGAGTATCTTGTCTATCCTCTGATTGACTTTGTCATCGACATAATTGAGAAGCATTTTTTGAGCGTGCAGACAGTGTGGTTCATTCTCGACAACACTGCTCACATTAAAAAGCTACTCCACATTTGCAGCAAG CTGATAGGTGTGCAAACCGAAGAGTGCCTGGACCAGTTATCTTTCCTGACCATCTCCAAAGAGACGCTGAAGTTATTCTTGACCTTTAACGAGTTGAATGTCAACACGGAAATGGTCATCTTGAGAGCCTGCATGAAAATTGCCCAGGAAAACACGGGCAGCGAGAA AGAATACATGGAAGCAGCCTTGCTTCACCTTCGCCTCCTCACACTCAATAAGGCAGAGGAAATTTGGGAAGCATCAGATTATCTGAACGAGGAACAGAAAAACTTCCTAGCTCGCAGACTCTTCTTCAAGGACATTGGCGTTGAAATGCCAAACGGCTTGTGCGACATTGACATACCAAGAAGCAGAACTTTGATGCCACCTAAAGGATCTCTCATAGTTCTCACTGATGACGCCATAATCGCATGTCCTGAGAGCAAGTGGGTTAACGTTCAAAATGAGAGCTTTATCTTCTCGTTTGAATGCTGTCTTTCTGTTAAAATATCGAGGATCGTGATATTATACAGCCCAACTGAAGG ACGTTCGTCAACGTTGGAGGCATCtgtgaagaagaagaaggctCAAGGGACCGCAACGCAAAATCCCGAGATGAAGAATTATGCTTGCATCGTCAAATCTTCCGAGATACCCAAGCTGCACGATATCAACTTCAACGAATGTGTACTACTGGATGAAGGAGATACTTTGGAAATTATGCTCACAAGCAACTCatcatatttgaaaattccctCAATCCTGGCAAAAACTACATTGGACCACATTCACAGCTACAACCACCCAACGATGGAAAGATTGttcaaaaactttaaatttgaaaggaaGCGTTATGGTTCAAATTCTGAGCCTATCTTTTGTCTGATAAAAAGCATTGATTATAGCCtcaattga